One Papaver somniferum cultivar HN1 chromosome 10, ASM357369v1, whole genome shotgun sequence genomic window carries:
- the LOC113315731 gene encoding uncharacterized protein LOC113315731, which yields MRAEKRGLKKVEELIVKAGTVENFKIVLPASLSTQEDSFSSNGTFAAPATSVCEGENVVSKEEENLVDEDEQSHNIKDVSLSIQEELSFSNGSIGVLATSVDLSLITSDVDFPVLSRDENNQFLNQEKTRTVSYINPSKIVEFNYQNSFVINPTRAINYKPLFHTSVYKFDYISQEDIPLENYSGKIRGRFFSNAERVSLEKHLEVKFRNKIFITGFVLEHDGILVISVDSWKTTHLELAVNTIPCVRTELELLEPSERYDSLHGCLTITKLVHKREFQLGWICFVQPVAIPRTNAYLKQGVVNDFLQYLLVAEIKETKLLLQGDSQHLRHVKLINHDPHIFMYGKLTDDRKGSSDKMEINLEVVIMLVLNNYCIDLMSAAMELCIYGAFLLHTGTGPVMFKTLKQQMVSSLAIFAGVIPLWCSQLMDEFPSQFSFEEGRMFINPSTVLYATHGKGNWENYYDRGKELSKITKLLVKLFTKRVTIHLLQHETVLLDWKLHLDQKKIRWGMLQRQL from the exons ATGAGAGCTGAAAAGCGGGGGCTGAAGAAGGTTGAAGAACTGATTGTTAAAGCTGGGACTGTTGAAAATTTCAAAATTGTTTTGCCTGCTTCGTTATCAACTCAAGAAGATTCATTTTCTTCTAATGGTACTTTCGCTGCTCCGGCTACGTCTGTTTGCGAAGGAGAGAACGTTgtttctaaagaagaagaaaatctggTCGACGAAGATGAGCAATCACATAACATTAAAGATGTTTCATTATCAATTCAAGAGGAGttatcattttctaatggttctaTAGGTGTTTTGGCCACATCAGTTG ATCTTAGCTTAATAACTTCTGATGTTGATTTTCCTGTTTTATCTAGGGATGAAAATAATCAATTTCTTAATCAAGAGAAAACAAGAACGGTCTCTTATATAAACCCTAGTAAGATTGTTGAGTTTAATTATCAGAATTCTTTTGTGATAAATCCTACTAGGGCAATAAATTATAAACCTTTGTTTCATACTTCTGTCTATAAGTTTGATTACATATCTCAAGAAGACATACCACTGGAAAATTATTCTGGAAAGATTCGTGGTAGATTTTTCTCAAACGCCGAGAGAGTATCACTGGAAAAACATTTAGAAGTAAAGTTTAGAAATAAGATTTTTATCACTGGGTTTGTTTTAGAACATGATGGAATACTTGTTATTTCTGTTGATTCGTGGAAAACTACACATCTAGAACTTGCCGTTAATACTATTCCATGTGTGCGTACTGAGCTGGAGCTATTGGAACCTAGTGAAAGATATGATTCATTGCACGGATGTTTAACAATAACAAAGCTGGTTCACAAAAGAGAATTTCAGCTAGGATGGATTTGTTTTGTTCAACCTGTAGCTATACCAAGGACCAATGCTTATTTAAAACAAGGTGTTGTTAATGATTTTCTGCAGTATCTGTTAGTTGCTGAAATCAAAGAAACAAAACTACTTCTTCAAGGTGATAGTCAgcatcttaggcatgtcaaattaatTAATCACGATCCGCACATTTTCATGTATGGGAAGCTTACAGATGACAGAAAAGGAAGTAGCGACAAAATGGAAATAAACCTTGAAGTAGTTATTATGTTGGTGCTAAATAATTATTGTATTGATCTCATGAGTGCGGCAATGGAGCTCTGTATCTATGGAGCATTTTTATTGCATACTGGGACTGGTCCAGTCATGTTTAAAACATTGAAGCAGCAAATGGTTTCTTCTTTGGCTATATTTGCTGGTGTAATTCCATTATGGTGTAGTCAACTGATGGATGAGTTTCCTTCACAATTTAGCTTTGAAGAAGGGAGAATGTTTATTAATCCTTCAACTGTACTCTATGCTACGCATGGTAAAGGTAATTGGGAAAATTACTACGACAGGGGCAAAGAACTTTCAAAAATAACAAAGCTACTAGTTAAGCTTTTCACAAAGAGAGTCACCATACATTTACTACAACATGAGACCGTTCTTCTAGATTGGAAACTGCACCtggatcaaaagaaaataag ATGGGGAATGCTTCAACGACAGCTTTAA